A region of Schistosoma mansoni strain Puerto Rico chromosome 1, complete genome DNA encodes the following proteins:
- a CDS encoding putative propionyl-CoA carboxylase alpha subunit, whose translation MYLVLQSCQTRIGFRGSITIFRRLSTPVCFHREFYWNDRCDNNEEKFEKVLIANRGEIACRIIQSCKRLGIRTVAIHSEADYLSRFVSMADEAVCVGPSPSAQSYLNISAILNAVKSTSAQAVHPGYGFLSENTLFAAELEKMNVVFLGPNSRAIKAMGDKIESKRIANQAKVNCIPGYDGEVDGPDEAARIAAEIGYPVMIKASTGGGGKGMRIAWDEKEVREGYRLSKSEAKASFGDDRMLIEKFIDNPRHIEIQLLCDRHGNAIYLNERECSIQRRNQKVIEEAPSTFLDSGLRKAMGEQAVSLAKAVNYDSAGTVEFLVDSKRNFYFLEMNTRLQVEHPITECITGVDIVHQMLRVGKGHPLMLSQVYTREWMGFECRVYAEDPYKAFGLPSIGRLRTYSEPLHIPNVCCDSGVNEGSEISIYYDPMICKLVTYGPDRQTALNTMTKALDSYVIRGVTHNIPLLRDIVTEKRFVSGDISTKYLSEVYPDGFKGKVLDQKELDTLISVSASIFAKNDARIRNCSGDPKSRSYIRCIVTRDCSGFQVRMSPWEPPKHINQQDVHITSQSSKSQESLVRVADNFKLSDKIINHSYDGNEVILQLLDKSINTVCLQYLGTAFPVEIMNTTAAWFRAAYMPPPRVIDYGSICIAPMPGLVRSIAVKVGDRVGEGQELCILEAMKMQNSLTASRSGVIKKVNFKAGGSVSEGDILVELEKYSSSSTGYYFKSYETLSPTTATLLPRNLLDSPILNDQTILSPTSFLSTSKNTRSNSYLQIPIMHLKTEDSDLKVQSFDDNNDISSDITISTTKSTNSSQHTDKYFTGFYLKTTYSDVKFIIKDPFIIEKLILLPMTNLFLYLMKKSKPKVSENESKCNYSKSTPVSSNGSKHKNDSLFNIRYKTQVCKYFQEHGGYCPVGVKCHFAHGIEELRDPKSHPKFRSQICRNYSTTGNCSYGDKCYFKHFINDLPSTTTTVTTPKLEVFNDKENPSPDSTSQPLKYSLN comes from the exons aAATTCGAAAAAGTACTCATAGCAAATCGAGGTGAAATCGCCTGCCGTATAATCCAGTCATGTAAACGATTAGGGATTCGCACTGTCGCTATTCACAGCGAAGCGGATTATTTATCTCGTTTTGTGTCCATGGCGGACGAAGCAGTATGTGTTGGTCCATCTCCAAGCGCCCAATCTTATCTAAATATCTCTGCTATTTTAAACGCTGTGAAGTCGACGAGTGCCCAAGCAGTACACCCTGGTTATGGTTTTTTGTCGGAAAACACTCTTTTTGCCGCGGAGTTAGAGAAAATGAATGTTGTCTTTCTTGGTCCTAATTCTAGAGCTATCAAAGCTATGGGAGATAAAATTGAGAGCAAACGAATTGCTAATCAAGCTAAAGTTAATTGTATCCCAGGTTATGATGGAGAAGTGGATGGCCCAGATGAAGCTGCTAGGATTGCTGCTGAAATCG GTTATCCTGTTATGATTAAAGCATCAACAGGTGGTGGAGGTAAAGGTATGCGTATAGCATGGGATGAAAAAGAGGTTCGTGAAGGTTATCGACTTTCTAAATCGGAAGCAAAAGCCAGTTTTGGAGATGATCGCATGTTAATTGAAAAATTTATAGACAATCCAAGACACATTGAAATACAG CTACTGTGTGACAGACATGGGAATGCAATTTATCTTAATGAACGGGAATGTTCCATTCAAAGACGCAATCAGAAAGTCATTGAGGAAGCACCTAGCACATTTTTGGACTCAGGTTTGCGTAAAGCAATGGGTGAACAAGCTGTCTCGTTAGCCAAAGCAGTCAATTATGATTCTGCAG GAACCGTTGAGTTTTTGGTTGATTCCAAACGTAATTTCTATTTTCTTGAGATGAACACTCGACTTCAAGTAGAGCATCCAATCACTGAGTGTATAACTGGTGTTGACATTGTACATCAAATGCTTCGAGTTGGTAAGGGGCATCCTTTAATGCTATCTCAG GTC TATACCCGTGAATGGATGGGCTTTGAGTGTCGTGTATATGCTGAAGATCCATACAAAGCGTTTGGTTTACCGTCGATCGGGCGTTTACGTACCTACAGTGAACCTTTGCACATACCTAATGTCTGCTGTGATAGTGGAGTCAATGAAGGATCAGAGATCTCTATATACTATGATCCTATGATATGTAAACTTGTTACATATGGACCAGATCGTCAAACTGCCCTAAACACTATGACCAAAGCTTTGGACAGTTATGTTATTCGTGGTGTAACTCATAATATTCCTTTGCTTCGTGATATTGTCACCGAAAAACGTTTTGTATCTGGGGATATTTCGACAAAGTATCTATCTGAAGTGTATCCTGATGGATTCAAAG GCAAAGTACTTGATCAAAAAGAACTAGATACATTGATTTCTGTTTCTGCATCTATATTTGCCAAAAATGATGCACGCATTCGAAACTGCTCTGG CGATCCTAAAAGTCGTTCGTATATTCGCTGCATTGTAACACGTGACTGCTCAGGTTTTCAAGTTCGTATGTCACCGTGGGAACCTCCCAAGCATATTAACCAACAGGATGTTCATATTACTTCTCAGTCCTCCAAGTCTCAAGAATCACTTGTTAGAGTAGCTGATAATTTTAAATTGTCTGATAAAATTATAAACCATTCATATGATGGCAATGAA GTGATTCTGCAATTACTCGATAAAAGTATCAATACTGTTTGCCTACAATATCTTGGTACTGCATTTCCCGTCGAGATAATGAACACAACGGCAGCATGGTTTCGTGCCGCTTATATGCCTCCTCCCCGTGTTATTGACTATGGTTCAATTTGTATTGCTCCTATGCCTGGTTTGGTTCGTTCCATTGCAGTCAAGGTAGGTGATCGAGTGGGCGAAGGTCAAGAACTATGTATATTAGAAGCTATGAAGATGCAGAACAGCTTGACAGCATCTAGATCGGGAGTT ATCAAAAAAGTAAATTTCAAAGCTGGTGGTTCTGTCAGTGAAGGTGATATTTTAGTTGAATTAGAAAAATA tagtagtagtagtactggtTATTATTTTAAGAGTTATGAAACCCTAAGTCCTACAACTGCAACTTTATTACCAAGAAATTTATTGGATAGTCCAATACTTAATGATCAAACCATTTTATCACCAACTTCATTTTTGTCAACATCAAAGAATACACGAAGTAATTCTTATCTACAAATACCTATAATGCATTTGAAAACAGAAGACAGTGATTTGAAGGTTCAATcttttgatgataataatgacattAGCTCTGATATTACTATTTCTACGACAAAAAGTACTAATTCTAGTCAACATACTGACAAATACTTCACGggattttatttaaaaactacCTATTCTGATGTTAAATTCATTATTAAAGATccatttattattgaaaaattgATTCTACTACCTATGACTAATTTATTTCTCTATTTAATGAAGAAAAGTAAGCCCAAAGTTAGTGAAAATGAGTCAAAATGTAATTACAGTAAAAGTACCCCT GTTTCATCAAATGGTTCAAAACATAAGAACGATTCATTATTCAACATACGCTACAAGACACAAGTATGCAAATATTTTCAAGAACATGGTGGTTATTGTCCAGTTGGAGTAAAATGCCATTTTGCACATGGTATAGAGGAACTGCGAGATCCTAAATCACATCCAAAATTTCGTAGTCAAATATGTCGAAACTATTCAACCACTGGTAACTGCTCATATGGTGATAAGTGTTATTTTAAGCATTTCATAAACGATTTGccgtcaacaacaacaacagtaacaACACCAAAATTAGAAGTATTCAATGATAAAGAAAATCCATCACCTGATTCAACTAGTCAACCAttgaaatattcattgaattga
- a CDS encoding putative propionyl-CoA carboxylase alpha subunit, with protein MADEAVCVGPSPSAQSYLNISAILNAVKSTSAQAVHPGYGFLSENTLFAAELEKMNVVFLGPNSRAIKAMGDKIESKRIANQAKVNCIPGYDGEVDGPDEAARIAAEIGYPVMIKASTGGGGKGMRIAWDEKEVREGYRLSKSEAKASFGDDRMLIEKFIDNPRHIEIQLLCDRHGNAIYLNERECSIQRRNQKVIEEAPSTFLDSGLRKAMGEQAVSLAKAVNYDSAGTVEFLVDSKRNFYFLEMNTRLQVEHPITECITGVDIVHQMLRVGKGHPLMLSQVYTREWMGFECRVYAEDPYKAFGLPSIGRLRTYSEPLHIPNVCCDSGVNEGSEISIYYDPMICKLVTYGPDRQTALNTMTKALDSYVIRGVTHNIPLLRDIVTEKRFVSGDISTKYLSEVYPDGFKGKVLDQKELDTLISVSASIFAKNDARIRNCSGDPKSRSYIRCIVTRDCSGFQVRMSPWEPPKHINQQDVHITSQSSKSQESLVRVADNFKLSDKIINHSYDGNEVILQLLDKSINTVCLQYLGTAFPVEIMNTTAAWFRAAYMPPPRVIDYGSICIAPMPGLVRSIAVKVGDRVGEGQELCILEAMKMQNSLTASRSGVIKKVNFKAGGSVSEGDILVELEKYSSSSTGYYFKSYETLSPTTATLLPRNLLDSPILNDQTILSPTSFLSTSKNTRSNSYLQIPIMHLKTEDSDLKVQSFDDNNDISSDITISTTKSTNSSQHTDKYFTGFYLKTTYSDVKFIIKDPFIIEKLILLPMTNLFLYLMKKSKPKVSENESKCNYSKSTPVSSNGSKHKNDSLFNIRYKTQVCKYFQEHGGYCPVGVKCHFAHGIEELRDPKSHPKFRSQICRNYSTTGNCSYGDKCYFKHFINDLPSTTTTVTTPKLEVFNDKENPSPDSTSQPLKYSLN; from the exons ATGGCGGACGAAGCAGTATGTGTTGGTCCATCTCCAAGCGCCCAATCTTATCTAAATATCTCTGCTATTTTAAACGCTGTGAAGTCGACGAGTGCCCAAGCAGTACACCCTGGTTATGGTTTTTTGTCGGAAAACACTCTTTTTGCCGCGGAGTTAGAGAAAATGAATGTTGTCTTTCTTGGTCCTAATTCTAGAGCTATCAAAGCTATGGGAGATAAAATTGAGAGCAAACGAATTGCTAATCAAGCTAAAGTTAATTGTATCCCAGGTTATGATGGAGAAGTGGATGGCCCAGATGAAGCTGCTAGGATTGCTGCTGAAATCG GTTATCCTGTTATGATTAAAGCATCAACAGGTGGTGGAGGTAAAGGTATGCGTATAGCATGGGATGAAAAAGAGGTTCGTGAAGGTTATCGACTTTCTAAATCGGAAGCAAAAGCCAGTTTTGGAGATGATCGCATGTTAATTGAAAAATTTATAGACAATCCAAGACACATTGAAATACAG CTACTGTGTGACAGACATGGGAATGCAATTTATCTTAATGAACGGGAATGTTCCATTCAAAGACGCAATCAGAAAGTCATTGAGGAAGCACCTAGCACATTTTTGGACTCAGGTTTGCGTAAAGCAATGGGTGAACAAGCTGTCTCGTTAGCCAAAGCAGTCAATTATGATTCTGCAG GAACCGTTGAGTTTTTGGTTGATTCCAAACGTAATTTCTATTTTCTTGAGATGAACACTCGACTTCAAGTAGAGCATCCAATCACTGAGTGTATAACTGGTGTTGACATTGTACATCAAATGCTTCGAGTTGGTAAGGGGCATCCTTTAATGCTATCTCAG GTC TATACCCGTGAATGGATGGGCTTTGAGTGTCGTGTATATGCTGAAGATCCATACAAAGCGTTTGGTTTACCGTCGATCGGGCGTTTACGTACCTACAGTGAACCTTTGCACATACCTAATGTCTGCTGTGATAGTGGAGTCAATGAAGGATCAGAGATCTCTATATACTATGATCCTATGATATGTAAACTTGTTACATATGGACCAGATCGTCAAACTGCCCTAAACACTATGACCAAAGCTTTGGACAGTTATGTTATTCGTGGTGTAACTCATAATATTCCTTTGCTTCGTGATATTGTCACCGAAAAACGTTTTGTATCTGGGGATATTTCGACAAAGTATCTATCTGAAGTGTATCCTGATGGATTCAAAG GCAAAGTACTTGATCAAAAAGAACTAGATACATTGATTTCTGTTTCTGCATCTATATTTGCCAAAAATGATGCACGCATTCGAAACTGCTCTGG CGATCCTAAAAGTCGTTCGTATATTCGCTGCATTGTAACACGTGACTGCTCAGGTTTTCAAGTTCGTATGTCACCGTGGGAACCTCCCAAGCATATTAACCAACAGGATGTTCATATTACTTCTCAGTCCTCCAAGTCTCAAGAATCACTTGTTAGAGTAGCTGATAATTTTAAATTGTCTGATAAAATTATAAACCATTCATATGATGGCAATGAA GTGATTCTGCAATTACTCGATAAAAGTATCAATACTGTTTGCCTACAATATCTTGGTACTGCATTTCCCGTCGAGATAATGAACACAACGGCAGCATGGTTTCGTGCCGCTTATATGCCTCCTCCCCGTGTTATTGACTATGGTTCAATTTGTATTGCTCCTATGCCTGGTTTGGTTCGTTCCATTGCAGTCAAGGTAGGTGATCGAGTGGGCGAAGGTCAAGAACTATGTATATTAGAAGCTATGAAGATGCAGAACAGCTTGACAGCATCTAGATCGGGAGTT ATCAAAAAAGTAAATTTCAAAGCTGGTGGTTCTGTCAGTGAAGGTGATATTTTAGTTGAATTAGAAAAATA tagtagtagtagtactggtTATTATTTTAAGAGTTATGAAACCCTAAGTCCTACAACTGCAACTTTATTACCAAGAAATTTATTGGATAGTCCAATACTTAATGATCAAACCATTTTATCACCAACTTCATTTTTGTCAACATCAAAGAATACACGAAGTAATTCTTATCTACAAATACCTATAATGCATTTGAAAACAGAAGACAGTGATTTGAAGGTTCAATcttttgatgataataatgacattAGCTCTGATATTACTATTTCTACGACAAAAAGTACTAATTCTAGTCAACATACTGACAAATACTTCACGggattttatttaaaaactacCTATTCTGATGTTAAATTCATTATTAAAGATccatttattattgaaaaattgATTCTACTACCTATGACTAATTTATTTCTCTATTTAATGAAGAAAAGTAAGCCCAAAGTTAGTGAAAATGAGTCAAAATGTAATTACAGTAAAAGTACCCCT GTTTCATCAAATGGTTCAAAACATAAGAACGATTCATTATTCAACATACGCTACAAGACACAAGTATGCAAATATTTTCAAGAACATGGTGGTTATTGTCCAGTTGGAGTAAAATGCCATTTTGCACATGGTATAGAGGAACTGCGAGATCCTAAATCACATCCAAAATTTCGTAGTCAAATATGTCGAAACTATTCAACCACTGGTAACTGCTCATATGGTGATAAGTGTTATTTTAAGCATTTCATAAACGATTTGccgtcaacaacaacaacagtaacaACACCAAAATTAGAAGTATTCAATGATAAAGAAAATCCATCACCTGATTCAACTAGTCAACCAttgaaatattcattgaattga